The following are encoded together in the Babylonia areolata isolate BAREFJ2019XMU chromosome 18, ASM4173473v1, whole genome shotgun sequence genome:
- the LOC143292929 gene encoding mitogen-activated protein kinase kinase kinase 13-like has translation MTLERNVSPPQHASCPESMQSAAARSGSGAVDIAKKDEPIYSRNSPNTMHVLTAGSDFEFSNSMLRMEHDLDQVSVTDKSDASSSPSPTTARSAPVTPTHKHGQSVDVGYRDGTQRGFFEGLLGCLRPVWTIIGKAAAAELKQQDDWEIPFESITDLEWLGSGAQGAVFLGKLCAEEVAVKKVRDIKETDIRNLRKLNHPNIISFKGVCTQAPCYCIIMEYCPYGQLYEVLRDGKEIPPALVLDWSKQIASGMNYLHSHKIIHRDLKSPNVLVAKNDVVKISDFGTSREWNEKSTKMSFAGTVSWMAPEVIRNEPCNEKVDIWSFGVVLWEILTKEIPYKDVDSSAIIWGVGSNSLHLPVPETCPEGFKLLMRQCWSGKPRNRPSFRQILMHLEIASPELLNCSRENFAECQEQWREEIKENFQKMKAEGSHLPQLEEELVRRRKEELRHAQDVREHYERKLERANNLYMELTACMLQLEKRERELIKREQQLTLYNKRRKSIVRPIIKAQERLDRLSKKRPHKTSSDLNSPDSMKTEITGSMTTSSEQVLPSPTKIRARKSRHRRNNSRGSSKDVMSPVKSPTRDVGSTGAEGESIKGLHPHSIVVNYAYQEDHVSPTAFRYLGPGTAIREHHTEDEQETSEKVTHSPKLLGDRHGNMNDVCFGCDGGCSDATCSSSKRSSRNSADVESSCDSPARSPMKPGTHSDFVPTLGALIDDPTTISPAHSTSNMAESQTLSVREKDSNENLNCPSEDTVHDVQTNDDSQGRGQSKSPSLVDASASSAAVKRRSEQEEALKRTPLVHGMESVDSKPQHSKRVVGVKFRNIKHSEDSWSEEEGDVSEDEHQHRRRTRYSTLSSEGALSEEESNMSEASHVTPDGGLLSTGSAENLQQELAKCTCVSDGLSDKERTVKRMRDQVNSPERSFEKHAPDSSSDSEGCSDITVSTTVQRTRASDNRDIAW, from the exons CATGCTTCGCATGGAGCATGACCTTGACCAGGTCAGCGTCACCGACAAGTCGGACGCGTCGTCCAGCCCCTCGCCCACAACAGCCCGCTCGGCCCcagtcacccccacccacaagcaCGGACAGAGCGTGGACGTGGGCTACAGGGACGGCACACAGAGAGGCTTCTTTGAGGGGCTGCTGGGCTGTCTGCGCCCTGTCTGGACCATCATCGGCAAAGCCGCAGCTGCAGAGCTCAAACAGCAAG ATGACTGGGAGATCCCGTTTGAGAGCATCACGGACCTGGAGTGGCTGGGCAGTGGAGCTCAGGGCGCCGTGTTTCTGGGCAAGCTGTGTGCCGAAGAGGTGGCCGTGAAGAAAGTGCGAGACATCAAGGAGACAGATATCCGCAACCTGCGCAAGCTGAATCATCCCAACATCATTTCCTTCAA GGGGGTGTGCACGCAGGCGCCGTGTTACTGCATCATCATGGAGTACTGCCCCTACGGCCAGCTGTACGAAGTGCTGCGTGACGGCAAGGAGATACCCCCGGCCCTGGTGCTGGACTGGTCCAAGCAGATCGCCAGCGGCATGAACTACCTCCACTCCCACAAGATCATCCACCGTGACCTCAAGTCTCCCAA TGTGCTGGTTGCCAAGAACGACGTGGTGAAGATCTCAGACTTCGGCACCAGTCGGGAGTGGAACGAGAAGAGCACCAAGATGTCCTTCGCTGGCACCGTGTCCTGGATGGCTCCGGAGGTCATCAGAAACGAACCCTGCAACGAGAAAGTGGACATCTG gtcgtTTGGCGTGGTGCTATGGGAAATCCTGACCAAAGAGATCCCCTACAAGGATGTGGATTCCTCAGCCATCATCTGGGGCGTGGGCAGCAACAGTCTGCACCTGCCCGTCCCTGAGACATGCCCTGAGGGATTCAAACTGCTCATGCGCcagtgctg GAGCGGAAAACCGAGAAACCGGCCCTCTTTCCGTCAGATTTTGATGCACCTGGAAATTGCCTCCCCTGAACTCCTCAACTGCAGCCGAGAGAATTTTGCTGAATGTCAG GAGCAGTGGCGTGAGGAGATCAAGGAGAACTTCCAGAAGATGAAGGCAGAAGGTTCTCACCTGCCGCAGCTGGAGGAGGAGCTAGTGAGGCGTCGGAAAGAGGAGCTCAG ACACGCCCAGGACGTGCGGGAACACTATGAGCGGAAGCTGGAGAGAGCCAACAACCTGTACATGGAGCTGACGGCCTGCATGCTGCAGCTGGAGAAACGAGAACGGGAACTCATCAA ACGTGAGCAGCAGTTGACGCTGTACAACAAACGTAGAAAATCCATCGTGCGGCCCATCATCAAGGCTCAAGAGCGCCTCGATCGCCTCAGCAAGAAACGACCTCACAAGACCAGCTCTGACCTCAACAG CCCTGACTCCATGAAGACAGAGATCACTGGCAGTATGACCACCAGCTCTGAACAGGTCTTGCCCTCCCCGACCAAGATCCGTGCCCGCAAGAGTCGGCATCGCCGCAACAACAGCCGCGGTTCCTCCAAAGATGTCATGTCCCCGGTGAAAAGCCCCACACGTGATGTGGGCAGCACAGGTGCTGAGGGGGAGAGCATCAAAGGTTTGCATCCCCACAGCATTGTGGTCAATTACGCCTACCAAGAGGACCACGTGTCGCCAACAGCGTTCCGCTACCTGGGCCCCGGCACGGCCATCAGGGAACACCACACAGAGGACGAGCAGGAGACATCGGAGAAGGTGACACATTCACCCAAACTGTTGGGGGATCGCCATGGCAACATGAACGATGTGTGTTTCGGGTGTGATGGTGGTTGCAGCGATGCGACATGTAGCAGTAGCAAACGCTCCAGTCGGAACAGTGCCGACGTGGAGAGCTCCTGTGACTCCCCGGCCAGGAGTCCCATGAAGCCCGGCACGCACTCAGACTTTGTGCCCACACTGGGCGCCCTGATTGATgaccccaccaccatctctcctgCCCACTCCACCTCCAACATGGCCGAGTCCCAGACTCTGTCTGTGCGAGAGAAAGACTCCAACGAGAACCTCAACTGTCCCAGTGAAGACACAGTGCATGACGTGCAGACGAACGATGACTCACAGGGAAGGGGCCAGAGTAAGAGCCCCTCCTTAGTGGATGCTTCGGCATCGAGTGCTGCGGTGAAACGCAGGAGTGAGCAGGAAGAAGCTCTGAAAAGAACACCTCTTGTGCACGGCATGGAAAGCGTGGACTCTAAACCTCAGCACAGCAAACGGGTAGTTGGCGTTAAGTTCAGGAATATCAAG CACTCGGAAGACTCGTGGTCCGAAGAGGAAGGGGATGTAAGCGAGGACGAGCACCAGCATCGTCGACGTACGCGTTACTCCACCCTGAGCTCAGAGGGGGCGCTGTCGGAGGAGGAGAGCAACATGAGCGAGGCATCGCACGTGACGCCCGACGGGGGTCTGCTGTCCACAGGCAGTGCAGAGAACCTGCAGCAGGAGCTGGCCAAGTGCACCTGTGTCTCTGACGGTCTGTCCGACAAGGAGCGCACCGTCAAGCGCATGCGAGACCAGGTTAACTCCCCTGAGCGATCTTTTGAG aaacacgCTCCTGACTCCAGTTCTGACTCAGAGGGCTGTTCAGACATCACAGTGTCAACCACAGTGCAAAGGACTCGGGCCTCTGATAACAGGGACATTGCCTGGTGA